One part of the Enterobacter pseudoroggenkampii genome encodes these proteins:
- the rsmE gene encoding 16S rRNA (uracil(1498)-N(3))-methyltransferase — MRIPRIYHPELITAGREIALSDDAANHVGRVLRMGAGQAIQLFDGSNQVFDAEITRSDKKSVHVNVLRGEVDDRESPLHIHLGQVMSRGEKMEFTIQKSIELGVSLITPLFSERCGVKLDAERLNKKIQQWQKIAIAACEQSGRNRIPEIRPAMDLEEWCAEEDSGLKLNLHPRASASINTLPLPVERVRLLIGPEGGLSADEIAMTARYQFTDILLGPRVLRTETTALTAITALQVRFGDLG; from the coding sequence ATGCGCATTCCCCGCATTTACCATCCTGAACTGATTACCGCAGGCCGCGAAATCGCCCTGTCTGATGACGCTGCCAACCACGTTGGCCGCGTGCTGCGCATGGGCGCAGGTCAGGCAATACAGCTGTTCGACGGCTCGAACCAGGTTTTCGACGCGGAAATCACGCGGTCTGATAAAAAAAGCGTACACGTTAACGTCCTGCGTGGCGAAGTGGACGACCGGGAATCACCGCTGCACATTCATCTGGGCCAGGTGATGTCGCGCGGCGAGAAAATGGAGTTCACCATTCAGAAATCCATTGAACTGGGTGTAAGCCTCATTACGCCACTTTTTTCTGAGCGCTGTGGCGTTAAACTGGATGCGGAACGTCTGAACAAAAAGATCCAGCAGTGGCAGAAAATTGCCATTGCGGCTTGCGAACAGAGTGGCCGCAACCGTATTCCGGAGATCCGCCCGGCGATGGATCTGGAGGAGTGGTGTGCAGAAGAGGACAGTGGGCTGAAGCTCAATCTTCATCCGCGCGCCAGCGCCAGCATCAATACGCTGCCCCTGCCCGTTGAGCGCGTACGCCTGCTGATTGGCCCCGAAGGCGGCCTGTCGGCGGACGAAATTGCGATGACGGCACGTTACCAGTTTACTGATATTCTGTTGGGACCTCGCGTTCTGCGCACTGAGACAACGGCACTCACGGCCATTACCGCGCTACAGGTACGGTTTGGCGATCTGGGTTGA
- a CDS encoding SprT family zinc-dependent metalloprotease — protein MKAPRLPIAIQQAVMRSLREKLAQANLKLGRNYPEPKLVYQQRGTSAGTAWLESYEIRLNPVLMMENQQAFIEEVVPHELAHLLVWKHFGRVAPHGKEWKWMMEAVLGVPARRTHQFELESVRRNTFPYRCQCQQHQLTVRRHNRVVRGEATYRCVKCGEPLVAE, from the coding sequence ATGAAAGCACCCCGTCTCCCCATCGCCATTCAGCAGGCCGTTATGCGCAGCCTGCGGGAAAAACTCGCCCAGGCGAACCTGAAGCTCGGTCGCAATTATCCTGAACCCAAACTCGTCTACCAGCAGCGTGGAACCTCGGCCGGTACCGCCTGGCTCGAGTCGTATGAGATCCGCCTTAACCCGGTGCTGATGATGGAAAACCAGCAGGCGTTTATCGAGGAAGTGGTACCGCACGAGCTGGCACATCTGCTGGTGTGGAAACACTTTGGCCGCGTCGCGCCGCATGGAAAAGAGTGGAAGTGGATGATGGAGGCAGTGCTCGGCGTTCCGGCACGCCGTACCCATCAGTTCGAGCTGGAATCGGTGCGCCGCAATACCTTCCCCTACCGCTGCCAGTGTCAGCAGCACCAGCTTACCGTCCGTCGCCATAATCGCGTGGTGCGTGGCGAGGCGACCTACCGCTGCGTCAAATGCGGCGAGCCGCTGGTTGCGGAATAA
- the endA gene encoding deoxyribonuclease I, with protein sequence MSRNFSLAVAFLTTALSGHALADGINSFSQAKAAGVKVNADVPGDFYCGCKINWQGKKGVVDLESCGYKVRKNENRASRIEWEHVVPAWQFGHQRQCWQDGGRKNCAKDPVYRQMESDMHNLQPAVGEVNGDRGNFMYSQWNGGEGQYGQCGMKVDFKEKVAEPPARARGSIARTYFYMRDRYDLNLSRQQTQLFNAWDKQYPVTEWECQRDERIARVQGNHNPYVQRACQAQKS encoded by the coding sequence ATGTCCCGTAATTTTTCTCTCGCGGTCGCCTTTCTGACGACGGCGCTCTCAGGCCATGCTCTGGCCGACGGTATCAACAGTTTTTCCCAGGCCAAGGCCGCAGGCGTGAAGGTGAACGCCGACGTGCCGGGCGATTTCTACTGCGGCTGTAAAATTAACTGGCAGGGTAAAAAAGGGGTCGTTGACCTTGAGTCCTGCGGCTACAAGGTGCGTAAAAACGAAAACCGCGCCAGCCGTATTGAATGGGAGCATGTCGTTCCGGCCTGGCAGTTTGGCCACCAGCGCCAGTGCTGGCAGGATGGCGGACGTAAAAACTGCGCCAAAGATCCGGTGTATCGCCAGATGGAAAGCGATATGCATAACCTGCAGCCTGCCGTGGGTGAAGTGAACGGCGACCGGGGTAATTTCATGTACAGCCAGTGGAACGGTGGCGAAGGCCAGTACGGCCAGTGCGGTATGAAGGTTGATTTTAAAGAGAAAGTCGCCGAGCCCCCTGCCCGCGCGCGCGGCAGCATTGCCCGCACCTACTTCTATATGCGCGACCGTTACGACCTCAACCTTTCCCGCCAGCAGACGCAGCTGTTCAACGCCTGGGACAAGCAGTACCCGGTGACGGAGTGGGAATGCCAGCGCGACGAACGTATCGCCAGAGTCCAGGGGAATCACAACCCTTACGTCCAGCGGGCTTGCCAGGCGCAAAAGAGCTAA